In the genome of Magnolia sinica isolate HGM2019 chromosome 2, MsV1, whole genome shotgun sequence, one region contains:
- the LOC131237937 gene encoding inositol-pentakisphosphate 2-kinase IPK1 isoform X8: protein MNLILEGKDASDWNYRGEGAVNLVLGYCGSSPAFVGKVLRVQKVPRSESQHTTSKSILSRHECLLWNDTQELVTCSSKESLGQLFALHVMSPLLGSEHVDAGIRVLVSEEFLESIEKNVISQRPAWRVDAAKVNTLCDSALLISDHSVFHHGSLKEDLCIAVEIKPKCGFLPSSRFIDEKNAIKKSITRYKMHQVLKLHQKEISRLSEYDPLDLFSGSRERIIQATRALFATPQNNFRIFFNRSLIYGGLGGGMDDAAVSDTRETTEAFEDLLKGVIQAGHGLRLASFLELVGEAIFQSGVLSQLLEVQKFDSFDIEGAIHSYYDIISQPCMACKNLGNDEILRRYSFLHSLSLEESLKIVRDYLIAATAKDCSLMISFRPTKDGDSTSEYSSVFLESTNQNFDYKAYFIDLDMKPLKRMVYYYELDQKIVNRYMQMKNTDCSPCNPMSI from the exons ATGAATTTGATATTAGAAGGAAAAGACGCATCTGACTGGAATTACAGAGGAGAGGGAGCTGTAAATCTTGTCTTAGGTTACTGTGGATCTTCGCCTGCTTTC GTTGGAAAAGTGTTGCGTGTGCAAAAAGTTCCAAGAAGTGAATCTCAACATACAACTAGCAAATCCATCTTGTCCAGGCACGAATGTCTACTGTGGAATGATACACAAGAACTGGTGACTTGTTCGTCGAAGGAAAGTTTGGGGCAACTTTTTGCACTTCACGTGATGAGCCCCTTGTTAGGCTCTGAACACGTCGATGCTGGG ATTCGCGTCCTTGTGTCTGAGGAATTCCTGGAGTCCATAGAAAAGAATGTTATCAGTCAACGCCCTGCTTGGCGTGTTGATGCTGCCAAGGTTAACACCCTCTGTGATTCTGCACTTCTTATCTCTGATCATTCAGTTTTTCACCACG GTAGTCTTAAAGAAGACCTCTGCATAGCAGTAGAAATTAAG CCCAAATGTGGGTTTCTTCCATCTTCAAGATTCATAGATGAAAAAAATGCTATTAAGAAGAGTATTACTCGTTATAAGATGCACCAGGTCCTGAAACTTCATCAGAAAGAG ATATCTCGGCTAAGTGAATATGACCCACTGGATCTGTTTTCTGGATCCAGAGAAAGAATAATTCAGGCTACCAGAGCACTTTTTGCGACTCCACAGAATAATTTTCGTATATTTTTTAATCGGTCACTCATTTATGGTGGCTTGGGAGGTGGCATGGATGATGCTGCAGTCAGCGACACTCGTGAAACAACTGAGGCATTTGAAGATTTGCTCAAGGGTGTGATCCAAGCAGGCCATGGCCTACGGTTAGCAAGCTTTCTAGAGCTTGTTGGAGAAGCGATTTTCCAATCAGGGGTACTAAGCCAGCTTTTGGAGGTTCAGAAGTTTGATTCCTTTGACATAGAAGGGGCAATTCATTCATATTACGATATCATTTCTCAGCCTTGCATGGCATGCAAGAATTTGGGCAATGATGAAATCTTGCGTCGATATTCATTCCTGCATTCTCTTTCGTTGGAAGAAAGCCTGAAAATTGTGAGGGATTACTTGATAGCTGCAACTGCCAAAGATTGTAGTCTGATGATTAGCTTTAGACCTACAAAAGATGGGGATTCAACTTCTGAGTATAGCTCTGTATTCCTAGAATCAACTAACCAAAACTTTGATTATAAG GCATATTTCATTGACCTGGATATGAAACCTTTGAAAAGGATGGTTTACTACTATGAATTGGACCAGAAGATTGTGAATCGCTACATGCAGATGAAGAACACAGACTGTAGCCCATGCAATCCCATGAGCATTTGA
- the LOC131237937 gene encoding inositol-pentakisphosphate 2-kinase IPK1 isoform X3 → MNPIDSIPYHLYFGELALHSSGSVTLTFSAIAIFLLVERVKRMNLILEGKDASDWNYRGEGAVGKVLRVQKVPRSESQHTTSKSILSRHECLLWNDTQELVTCSSKESLGQLFALHVMSPLLGSEHVDAGIRVLVSEEFLESIEKNVISQRPAWRVDAAKVNTLCDSALLISDHSVFHHGSLKEDLCIAVEIKPKCGFLPSSRFIDEKNAIKKSITRYKMHQVLKLHQKEISRLSEYDPLDLFSGSRERIIQATRALFATPQNNFRIFFNRSLIYGGLGGGMDDAAVSDTRETTEAFEDLLKGVIQAGHGLRLASFLELVGEAIFQSGVLSQLLEVQKFDSFDIEGAIHSYYDIISQPCMACKNLGNDEILRRYSFLHSLSLEESLKIVRDYLIAATAKDCSLMISFRPTKDGDSTSEYSSVFLESTNQNFDYKAYFIDLDMKPLKRMVYYYELDQKIVNRYMQMKNTDCSPCNPMSI, encoded by the exons ATGAATCCGATTGATTCAATACCCTACCACTTGTACTTTGGAGAGTTGGCTTTACATTCTTCCGGTTCGGTCACTCTCACATTTTCTGCGATCGCCATTTTCCTGCtt GTGGAAAGAGTAAAAAGGATGAATTTGATATTAGAAGGAAAAGACGCATCTGACTGGAATTACAGAGGAGAGGGAGCT GTTGGAAAAGTGTTGCGTGTGCAAAAAGTTCCAAGAAGTGAATCTCAACATACAACTAGCAAATCCATCTTGTCCAGGCACGAATGTCTACTGTGGAATGATACACAAGAACTGGTGACTTGTTCGTCGAAGGAAAGTTTGGGGCAACTTTTTGCACTTCACGTGATGAGCCCCTTGTTAGGCTCTGAACACGTCGATGCTGGG ATTCGCGTCCTTGTGTCTGAGGAATTCCTGGAGTCCATAGAAAAGAATGTTATCAGTCAACGCCCTGCTTGGCGTGTTGATGCTGCCAAGGTTAACACCCTCTGTGATTCTGCACTTCTTATCTCTGATCATTCAGTTTTTCACCACG GTAGTCTTAAAGAAGACCTCTGCATAGCAGTAGAAATTAAG CCCAAATGTGGGTTTCTTCCATCTTCAAGATTCATAGATGAAAAAAATGCTATTAAGAAGAGTATTACTCGTTATAAGATGCACCAGGTCCTGAAACTTCATCAGAAAGAG ATATCTCGGCTAAGTGAATATGACCCACTGGATCTGTTTTCTGGATCCAGAGAAAGAATAATTCAGGCTACCAGAGCACTTTTTGCGACTCCACAGAATAATTTTCGTATATTTTTTAATCGGTCACTCATTTATGGTGGCTTGGGAGGTGGCATGGATGATGCTGCAGTCAGCGACACTCGTGAAACAACTGAGGCATTTGAAGATTTGCTCAAGGGTGTGATCCAAGCAGGCCATGGCCTACGGTTAGCAAGCTTTCTAGAGCTTGTTGGAGAAGCGATTTTCCAATCAGGGGTACTAAGCCAGCTTTTGGAGGTTCAGAAGTTTGATTCCTTTGACATAGAAGGGGCAATTCATTCATATTACGATATCATTTCTCAGCCTTGCATGGCATGCAAGAATTTGGGCAATGATGAAATCTTGCGTCGATATTCATTCCTGCATTCTCTTTCGTTGGAAGAAAGCCTGAAAATTGTGAGGGATTACTTGATAGCTGCAACTGCCAAAGATTGTAGTCTGATGATTAGCTTTAGACCTACAAAAGATGGGGATTCAACTTCTGAGTATAGCTCTGTATTCCTAGAATCAACTAACCAAAACTTTGATTATAAG GCATATTTCATTGACCTGGATATGAAACCTTTGAAAAGGATGGTTTACTACTATGAATTGGACCAGAAGATTGTGAATCGCTACATGCAGATGAAGAACACAGACTGTAGCCCATGCAATCCCATGAGCATTTGA
- the LOC131237937 gene encoding inositol-pentakisphosphate 2-kinase IPK1 isoform X2, giving the protein MNPIDSIPYHLYFGELALHSSGSVTLTFSAIAIFLLVERVKRMNLILEGKDASDWNYRGEGAVNLVLGYCGSSPAFVGKVLRVQKVPRSESQHTTSKSILSRHECLLWNDTQELVTCSSKESLGQLFALHVMSPLLGSEHVDAGIRVLVSEEFLESIEKNVISQRPAWRVDAAKVNTLCDSALLISDHSVFHHGSLKEDLCIAVEIKPKCGFLPSSRFIDEKNAIKKSITRYKMHQVLKLHQKEISRLSEYDPLDLFSGSRERIIQATRALFATPQNNFRIFFNRSLIYGGLGGGMDDAAVSDTRETTEAFEDLLKGVIQAGHGLRLASFLELVGEAIFQSGVLSQLLEVQKFDSFDIEGAIHSYYDIISQPCMACKNLGNDEILRRYSFLHSLSLEESLKIVRDYLIAATAKDCSLMISFRPTKDGDSTSEYSSVFLESTNQNFDYKAYFIDLDMKPLKRMVYYYELDQKIVNRYMQMKNTDCSPCNPMSI; this is encoded by the exons ATGAATCCGATTGATTCAATACCCTACCACTTGTACTTTGGAGAGTTGGCTTTACATTCTTCCGGTTCGGTCACTCTCACATTTTCTGCGATCGCCATTTTCCTGCtt GTGGAAAGAGTAAAAAGGATGAATTTGATATTAGAAGGAAAAGACGCATCTGACTGGAATTACAGAGGAGAGGGAGCTGTAAATCTTGTCTTAGGTTACTGTGGATCTTCGCCTGCTTTC GTTGGAAAAGTGTTGCGTGTGCAAAAAGTTCCAAGAAGTGAATCTCAACATACAACTAGCAAATCCATCTTGTCCAGGCACGAATGTCTACTGTGGAATGATACACAAGAACTGGTGACTTGTTCGTCGAAGGAAAGTTTGGGGCAACTTTTTGCACTTCACGTGATGAGCCCCTTGTTAGGCTCTGAACACGTCGATGCTGGG ATTCGCGTCCTTGTGTCTGAGGAATTCCTGGAGTCCATAGAAAAGAATGTTATCAGTCAACGCCCTGCTTGGCGTGTTGATGCTGCCAAGGTTAACACCCTCTGTGATTCTGCACTTCTTATCTCTGATCATTCAGTTTTTCACCACG GTAGTCTTAAAGAAGACCTCTGCATAGCAGTAGAAATTAAG CCCAAATGTGGGTTTCTTCCATCTTCAAGATTCATAGATGAAAAAAATGCTATTAAGAAGAGTATTACTCGTTATAAGATGCACCAGGTCCTGAAACTTCATCAGAAAGAG ATATCTCGGCTAAGTGAATATGACCCACTGGATCTGTTTTCTGGATCCAGAGAAAGAATAATTCAGGCTACCAGAGCACTTTTTGCGACTCCACAGAATAATTTTCGTATATTTTTTAATCGGTCACTCATTTATGGTGGCTTGGGAGGTGGCATGGATGATGCTGCAGTCAGCGACACTCGTGAAACAACTGAGGCATTTGAAGATTTGCTCAAGGGTGTGATCCAAGCAGGCCATGGCCTACGGTTAGCAAGCTTTCTAGAGCTTGTTGGAGAAGCGATTTTCCAATCAGGGGTACTAAGCCAGCTTTTGGAGGTTCAGAAGTTTGATTCCTTTGACATAGAAGGGGCAATTCATTCATATTACGATATCATTTCTCAGCCTTGCATGGCATGCAAGAATTTGGGCAATGATGAAATCTTGCGTCGATATTCATTCCTGCATTCTCTTTCGTTGGAAGAAAGCCTGAAAATTGTGAGGGATTACTTGATAGCTGCAACTGCCAAAGATTGTAGTCTGATGATTAGCTTTAGACCTACAAAAGATGGGGATTCAACTTCTGAGTATAGCTCTGTATTCCTAGAATCAACTAACCAAAACTTTGATTATAAG GCATATTTCATTGACCTGGATATGAAACCTTTGAAAAGGATGGTTTACTACTATGAATTGGACCAGAAGATTGTGAATCGCTACATGCAGATGAAGAACACAGACTGTAGCCCATGCAATCCCATGAGCATTTGA
- the LOC131237937 gene encoding inositol-pentakisphosphate 2-kinase IPK1 isoform X4: MCWASPTVGIKSLLILRISRCSKHYPSKAGETIWMNPIDSIPYHLYFGELALHSSGSVTLTFSAIAIFLLVERVKRMNLILEGKDASDWNYRGEGAVNLVLGYCGSSPAFVALEGPINYNFGVGKVLRVQKVPRSESQHTTSKSILSRHECLLWNDTQELVTCSSKESLGQLFALHVMSPLLGSEHVDAGIRVLVSEEFLESIEKNVISQRPAWRVDAAKVNTLCDSALLISDHSVFHHGSLKEDLCIAVEIKISRLSEYDPLDLFSGSRERIIQATRALFATPQNNFRIFFNRSLIYGGLGGGMDDAAVSDTRETTEAFEDLLKGVIQAGHGLRLASFLELVGEAIFQSGVLSQLLEVQKFDSFDIEGAIHSYYDIISQPCMACKNLGNDEILRRYSFLHSLSLEESLKIVRDYLIAATAKDCSLMISFRPTKDGDSTSEYSSVFLESTNQNFDYKAYFIDLDMKPLKRMVYYYELDQKIVNRYMQMKNTDCSPCNPMSI, translated from the exons ATGTGTTGGGCCAGCCCAACTGTCGGCATAAAGTCTCTTTTAATTCTACGAATAAGTAGATGTTCGAAGCATTATCCATCCAAAGCAGGGGAAACTATATGGATGAATCCGATTGATTCAATACCCTACCACTTGTACTTTGGAGAGTTGGCTTTACATTCTTCCGGTTCGGTCACTCTCACATTTTCTGCGATCGCCATTTTCCTGCtt GTGGAAAGAGTAAAAAGGATGAATTTGATATTAGAAGGAAAAGACGCATCTGACTGGAATTACAGAGGAGAGGGAGCTGTAAATCTTGTCTTAGGTTACTGTGGATCTTCGCCTGCTTTC GTGGCCCTAGAAGGTCCCATTAACTACAATTTTGGG GTTGGAAAAGTGTTGCGTGTGCAAAAAGTTCCAAGAAGTGAATCTCAACATACAACTAGCAAATCCATCTTGTCCAGGCACGAATGTCTACTGTGGAATGATACACAAGAACTGGTGACTTGTTCGTCGAAGGAAAGTTTGGGGCAACTTTTTGCACTTCACGTGATGAGCCCCTTGTTAGGCTCTGAACACGTCGATGCTGGG ATTCGCGTCCTTGTGTCTGAGGAATTCCTGGAGTCCATAGAAAAGAATGTTATCAGTCAACGCCCTGCTTGGCGTGTTGATGCTGCCAAGGTTAACACCCTCTGTGATTCTGCACTTCTTATCTCTGATCATTCAGTTTTTCACCACG GTAGTCTTAAAGAAGACCTCTGCATAGCAGTAGAAATTAAG ATATCTCGGCTAAGTGAATATGACCCACTGGATCTGTTTTCTGGATCCAGAGAAAGAATAATTCAGGCTACCAGAGCACTTTTTGCGACTCCACAGAATAATTTTCGTATATTTTTTAATCGGTCACTCATTTATGGTGGCTTGGGAGGTGGCATGGATGATGCTGCAGTCAGCGACACTCGTGAAACAACTGAGGCATTTGAAGATTTGCTCAAGGGTGTGATCCAAGCAGGCCATGGCCTACGGTTAGCAAGCTTTCTAGAGCTTGTTGGAGAAGCGATTTTCCAATCAGGGGTACTAAGCCAGCTTTTGGAGGTTCAGAAGTTTGATTCCTTTGACATAGAAGGGGCAATTCATTCATATTACGATATCATTTCTCAGCCTTGCATGGCATGCAAGAATTTGGGCAATGATGAAATCTTGCGTCGATATTCATTCCTGCATTCTCTTTCGTTGGAAGAAAGCCTGAAAATTGTGAGGGATTACTTGATAGCTGCAACTGCCAAAGATTGTAGTCTGATGATTAGCTTTAGACCTACAAAAGATGGGGATTCAACTTCTGAGTATAGCTCTGTATTCCTAGAATCAACTAACCAAAACTTTGATTATAAG GCATATTTCATTGACCTGGATATGAAACCTTTGAAAAGGATGGTTTACTACTATGAATTGGACCAGAAGATTGTGAATCGCTACATGCAGATGAAGAACACAGACTGTAGCCCATGCAATCCCATGAGCATTTGA
- the LOC131237937 gene encoding inositol-pentakisphosphate 2-kinase IPK1 isoform X5, with product MNPIDSIPYHLYFGELALHSSGSVTLTFSAIAIFLLVGKVLRVQKVPRSESQHTTSKSILSRHECLLWNDTQELVTCSSKESLGQLFALHVMSPLLGSEHVDAGIRVLVSEEFLESIEKNVISQRPAWRVDAAKVNTLCDSALLISDHSVFHHGSLKEDLCIAVEIKPKCGFLPSSRFIDEKNAIKKSITRYKMHQVLKLHQKEISRLSEYDPLDLFSGSRERIIQATRALFATPQNNFRIFFNRSLIYGGLGGGMDDAAVSDTRETTEAFEDLLKGVIQAGHGLRLASFLELVGEAIFQSGVLSQLLEVQKFDSFDIEGAIHSYYDIISQPCMACKNLGNDEILRRYSFLHSLSLEESLKIVRDYLIAATAKDCSLMISFRPTKDGDSTSEYSSVFLESTNQNFDYKAYFIDLDMKPLKRMVYYYELDQKIVNRYMQMKNTDCSPCNPMSI from the exons ATGAATCCGATTGATTCAATACCCTACCACTTGTACTTTGGAGAGTTGGCTTTACATTCTTCCGGTTCGGTCACTCTCACATTTTCTGCGATCGCCATTTTCCTGCtt GTTGGAAAAGTGTTGCGTGTGCAAAAAGTTCCAAGAAGTGAATCTCAACATACAACTAGCAAATCCATCTTGTCCAGGCACGAATGTCTACTGTGGAATGATACACAAGAACTGGTGACTTGTTCGTCGAAGGAAAGTTTGGGGCAACTTTTTGCACTTCACGTGATGAGCCCCTTGTTAGGCTCTGAACACGTCGATGCTGGG ATTCGCGTCCTTGTGTCTGAGGAATTCCTGGAGTCCATAGAAAAGAATGTTATCAGTCAACGCCCTGCTTGGCGTGTTGATGCTGCCAAGGTTAACACCCTCTGTGATTCTGCACTTCTTATCTCTGATCATTCAGTTTTTCACCACG GTAGTCTTAAAGAAGACCTCTGCATAGCAGTAGAAATTAAG CCCAAATGTGGGTTTCTTCCATCTTCAAGATTCATAGATGAAAAAAATGCTATTAAGAAGAGTATTACTCGTTATAAGATGCACCAGGTCCTGAAACTTCATCAGAAAGAG ATATCTCGGCTAAGTGAATATGACCCACTGGATCTGTTTTCTGGATCCAGAGAAAGAATAATTCAGGCTACCAGAGCACTTTTTGCGACTCCACAGAATAATTTTCGTATATTTTTTAATCGGTCACTCATTTATGGTGGCTTGGGAGGTGGCATGGATGATGCTGCAGTCAGCGACACTCGTGAAACAACTGAGGCATTTGAAGATTTGCTCAAGGGTGTGATCCAAGCAGGCCATGGCCTACGGTTAGCAAGCTTTCTAGAGCTTGTTGGAGAAGCGATTTTCCAATCAGGGGTACTAAGCCAGCTTTTGGAGGTTCAGAAGTTTGATTCCTTTGACATAGAAGGGGCAATTCATTCATATTACGATATCATTTCTCAGCCTTGCATGGCATGCAAGAATTTGGGCAATGATGAAATCTTGCGTCGATATTCATTCCTGCATTCTCTTTCGTTGGAAGAAAGCCTGAAAATTGTGAGGGATTACTTGATAGCTGCAACTGCCAAAGATTGTAGTCTGATGATTAGCTTTAGACCTACAAAAGATGGGGATTCAACTTCTGAGTATAGCTCTGTATTCCTAGAATCAACTAACCAAAACTTTGATTATAAG GCATATTTCATTGACCTGGATATGAAACCTTTGAAAAGGATGGTTTACTACTATGAATTGGACCAGAAGATTGTGAATCGCTACATGCAGATGAAGAACACAGACTGTAGCCCATGCAATCCCATGAGCATTTGA
- the LOC131237937 gene encoding inositol-pentakisphosphate 2-kinase IPK1 isoform X1, whose amino-acid sequence MCWASPTVGIKSLLILRISRCSKHYPSKAGETIWMNPIDSIPYHLYFGELALHSSGSVTLTFSAIAIFLLVERVKRMNLILEGKDASDWNYRGEGAVNLVLGYCGSSPAFVALEGPINYNFGVGKVLRVQKVPRSESQHTTSKSILSRHECLLWNDTQELVTCSSKESLGQLFALHVMSPLLGSEHVDAGIRVLVSEEFLESIEKNVISQRPAWRVDAAKVNTLCDSALLISDHSVFHHGSLKEDLCIAVEIKPKCGFLPSSRFIDEKNAIKKSITRYKMHQVLKLHQKEISRLSEYDPLDLFSGSRERIIQATRALFATPQNNFRIFFNRSLIYGGLGGGMDDAAVSDTRETTEAFEDLLKGVIQAGHGLRLASFLELVGEAIFQSGVLSQLLEVQKFDSFDIEGAIHSYYDIISQPCMACKNLGNDEILRRYSFLHSLSLEESLKIVRDYLIAATAKDCSLMISFRPTKDGDSTSEYSSVFLESTNQNFDYKAYFIDLDMKPLKRMVYYYELDQKIVNRYMQMKNTDCSPCNPMSI is encoded by the exons ATGTGTTGGGCCAGCCCAACTGTCGGCATAAAGTCTCTTTTAATTCTACGAATAAGTAGATGTTCGAAGCATTATCCATCCAAAGCAGGGGAAACTATATGGATGAATCCGATTGATTCAATACCCTACCACTTGTACTTTGGAGAGTTGGCTTTACATTCTTCCGGTTCGGTCACTCTCACATTTTCTGCGATCGCCATTTTCCTGCtt GTGGAAAGAGTAAAAAGGATGAATTTGATATTAGAAGGAAAAGACGCATCTGACTGGAATTACAGAGGAGAGGGAGCTGTAAATCTTGTCTTAGGTTACTGTGGATCTTCGCCTGCTTTC GTGGCCCTAGAAGGTCCCATTAACTACAATTTTGGG GTTGGAAAAGTGTTGCGTGTGCAAAAAGTTCCAAGAAGTGAATCTCAACATACAACTAGCAAATCCATCTTGTCCAGGCACGAATGTCTACTGTGGAATGATACACAAGAACTGGTGACTTGTTCGTCGAAGGAAAGTTTGGGGCAACTTTTTGCACTTCACGTGATGAGCCCCTTGTTAGGCTCTGAACACGTCGATGCTGGG ATTCGCGTCCTTGTGTCTGAGGAATTCCTGGAGTCCATAGAAAAGAATGTTATCAGTCAACGCCCTGCTTGGCGTGTTGATGCTGCCAAGGTTAACACCCTCTGTGATTCTGCACTTCTTATCTCTGATCATTCAGTTTTTCACCACG GTAGTCTTAAAGAAGACCTCTGCATAGCAGTAGAAATTAAG CCCAAATGTGGGTTTCTTCCATCTTCAAGATTCATAGATGAAAAAAATGCTATTAAGAAGAGTATTACTCGTTATAAGATGCACCAGGTCCTGAAACTTCATCAGAAAGAG ATATCTCGGCTAAGTGAATATGACCCACTGGATCTGTTTTCTGGATCCAGAGAAAGAATAATTCAGGCTACCAGAGCACTTTTTGCGACTCCACAGAATAATTTTCGTATATTTTTTAATCGGTCACTCATTTATGGTGGCTTGGGAGGTGGCATGGATGATGCTGCAGTCAGCGACACTCGTGAAACAACTGAGGCATTTGAAGATTTGCTCAAGGGTGTGATCCAAGCAGGCCATGGCCTACGGTTAGCAAGCTTTCTAGAGCTTGTTGGAGAAGCGATTTTCCAATCAGGGGTACTAAGCCAGCTTTTGGAGGTTCAGAAGTTTGATTCCTTTGACATAGAAGGGGCAATTCATTCATATTACGATATCATTTCTCAGCCTTGCATGGCATGCAAGAATTTGGGCAATGATGAAATCTTGCGTCGATATTCATTCCTGCATTCTCTTTCGTTGGAAGAAAGCCTGAAAATTGTGAGGGATTACTTGATAGCTGCAACTGCCAAAGATTGTAGTCTGATGATTAGCTTTAGACCTACAAAAGATGGGGATTCAACTTCTGAGTATAGCTCTGTATTCCTAGAATCAACTAACCAAAACTTTGATTATAAG GCATATTTCATTGACCTGGATATGAAACCTTTGAAAAGGATGGTTTACTACTATGAATTGGACCAGAAGATTGTGAATCGCTACATGCAGATGAAGAACACAGACTGTAGCCCATGCAATCCCATGAGCATTTGA
- the LOC131237937 gene encoding inositol-pentakisphosphate 2-kinase IPK1 isoform X9 has product MNLILEGKDASDWNYRGEGAVGKVLRVQKVPRSESQHTTSKSILSRHECLLWNDTQELVTCSSKESLGQLFALHVMSPLLGSEHVDAGIRVLVSEEFLESIEKNVISQRPAWRVDAAKVNTLCDSALLISDHSVFHHGSLKEDLCIAVEIKPKCGFLPSSRFIDEKNAIKKSITRYKMHQVLKLHQKEISRLSEYDPLDLFSGSRERIIQATRALFATPQNNFRIFFNRSLIYGGLGGGMDDAAVSDTRETTEAFEDLLKGVIQAGHGLRLASFLELVGEAIFQSGVLSQLLEVQKFDSFDIEGAIHSYYDIISQPCMACKNLGNDEILRRYSFLHSLSLEESLKIVRDYLIAATAKDCSLMISFRPTKDGDSTSEYSSVFLESTNQNFDYKAYFIDLDMKPLKRMVYYYELDQKIVNRYMQMKNTDCSPCNPMSI; this is encoded by the exons ATGAATTTGATATTAGAAGGAAAAGACGCATCTGACTGGAATTACAGAGGAGAGGGAGCT GTTGGAAAAGTGTTGCGTGTGCAAAAAGTTCCAAGAAGTGAATCTCAACATACAACTAGCAAATCCATCTTGTCCAGGCACGAATGTCTACTGTGGAATGATACACAAGAACTGGTGACTTGTTCGTCGAAGGAAAGTTTGGGGCAACTTTTTGCACTTCACGTGATGAGCCCCTTGTTAGGCTCTGAACACGTCGATGCTGGG ATTCGCGTCCTTGTGTCTGAGGAATTCCTGGAGTCCATAGAAAAGAATGTTATCAGTCAACGCCCTGCTTGGCGTGTTGATGCTGCCAAGGTTAACACCCTCTGTGATTCTGCACTTCTTATCTCTGATCATTCAGTTTTTCACCACG GTAGTCTTAAAGAAGACCTCTGCATAGCAGTAGAAATTAAG CCCAAATGTGGGTTTCTTCCATCTTCAAGATTCATAGATGAAAAAAATGCTATTAAGAAGAGTATTACTCGTTATAAGATGCACCAGGTCCTGAAACTTCATCAGAAAGAG ATATCTCGGCTAAGTGAATATGACCCACTGGATCTGTTTTCTGGATCCAGAGAAAGAATAATTCAGGCTACCAGAGCACTTTTTGCGACTCCACAGAATAATTTTCGTATATTTTTTAATCGGTCACTCATTTATGGTGGCTTGGGAGGTGGCATGGATGATGCTGCAGTCAGCGACACTCGTGAAACAACTGAGGCATTTGAAGATTTGCTCAAGGGTGTGATCCAAGCAGGCCATGGCCTACGGTTAGCAAGCTTTCTAGAGCTTGTTGGAGAAGCGATTTTCCAATCAGGGGTACTAAGCCAGCTTTTGGAGGTTCAGAAGTTTGATTCCTTTGACATAGAAGGGGCAATTCATTCATATTACGATATCATTTCTCAGCCTTGCATGGCATGCAAGAATTTGGGCAATGATGAAATCTTGCGTCGATATTCATTCCTGCATTCTCTTTCGTTGGAAGAAAGCCTGAAAATTGTGAGGGATTACTTGATAGCTGCAACTGCCAAAGATTGTAGTCTGATGATTAGCTTTAGACCTACAAAAGATGGGGATTCAACTTCTGAGTATAGCTCTGTATTCCTAGAATCAACTAACCAAAACTTTGATTATAAG GCATATTTCATTGACCTGGATATGAAACCTTTGAAAAGGATGGTTTACTACTATGAATTGGACCAGAAGATTGTGAATCGCTACATGCAGATGAAGAACACAGACTGTAGCCCATGCAATCCCATGAGCATTTGA